The Epinephelus lanceolatus isolate andai-2023 chromosome 17, ASM4190304v1, whole genome shotgun sequence region TGAGCGTGACtgagggacagagaggggggaggggatgACGTGCAACAAAGGGCTGTTGGCTGGAATCCAACCCATGGCCACTGCAGCATGGACATTGCCTTTTGCATATGCGATGCCTGCTCTTCCCACTAAGCCACTGGGTGCCCCTCAGTTTTGTATTTgttaatctttttatttttattttaaatcttttaaGTGTATTCTGCATTTTCAAGTCATTTTCAAAACTTCCACAAATAAACTCCTTTGACTgtttcacatcttttttttctttttttttttgcattttgtgaTAATCCTTGTTTTTGTAAACATGCAAGTTCCTCTTACTTCATACTGACTCACTGTAATTCTGGAAGCATCTTATTTTGTACTTTATACATTAACTGTGCAGTTTTAAAGTTCACTAAATCTCTCAATTTTAGAACATGCAAGTTCATAAATAAATTGTTGGGTCGTTCATGATAATCAGCTCTGTTTACAAGTCTTATCGCTCTCTTCTGTAGCGTAAAATTAAATTGGTGATGGTTTTGTATATATTTCCCCAAACCTTCATATAGTAGGTCATGTATGGAACTATGACAGTGTGCACCCCATGTGCCTGTATCATGTGTCATTCATGTTCTTTACATAACACTTGTTTACATATACACAAATGTATTTCACACATTGCTATTTCTCCAGCACATGATTTATTTAGCCACTGACTCAATTTCAGGTGGATTCCTATGATGTGAGGGTCGGGGAGAACCTGGGAGAGATTGTGTTGGTGAAGATCGAGAAGAAGAAGTACTGGGTGCATGACGACTGGTACTGCAAGTACATCTCAGTCAAGACCCCAGATGGAGACTACGTGGAGTTCCCCTGCTTCCGCTGGCTGGTGGATGACAAGGAAGTGGTGCTGCGGGATGGAAGAGGTACAGCAGgtcatatttttttgtttgtttgtttcacagaCTGACTGCCTCCTCTTTCTCATCAGCCAGTCTGCAGCACAAGCTCTGCTCCATCTGTCACTTTGTCTGTTGTAGCACATCTGCCTCAGGATGACAAGACCAGCCTGGTCAAACAGCACAGGCAAAAAGAGCTGGACATGAGGAGAAAAACCTACAAGTGAGTTCACTCTACACATCAGTTTGTGGTTGTGTGTTACAGGAGACTGCTCACTAACATCTCTGCTGTCCTTTATAGGTGGAAGGAGTGGCAGCCAGGCTTTCCTATGAGCATAGATGCCAACAGACACAAGGACTTGCCGCGGGACATCCAGTTTGACAGTGAGAAGGGAGTGGACTTTGTGCTGAACTACAGTAAGGCGTACGTGCTCCCTCTAACAGCCTGCTGTAATAAAGCTTTTACAGGTTTGCAGAAGTTGCACGGACAGCTGACGCCCCTCAGTACAGAACACAGTGGGTCAGTGGAGCTTTAACCTCAGAGGTGTTTTTCAGTGCAAAACCTTCACGATGCCACAATGAGATGCTGAGCTCCAGCCTGATAACATGCTTCTATTTTCTGTGCTCAGATTTCCTGGAAAGACAGAGGCGTCATTGTGTATTTATCACCAGGGACATTTGCATTGCACTTTGATGCAGGCAAGAGAGATagacacaataacacaacacaGATCCCAAACACAGCTGTTTGCATCATGTAGCTCTGACACAGCTAGAAATGGCAAAACCTTTAAACATGTTAATGATTTGTGAGGTGGAAATGTATGCGAGATGGAAACACGTCCCATAATGTGGCATAGTGAGCTACAAAGGTGTTGACAGAAATGCTGCAGTGAAATTTGCATTAGGGCCACTTCTGGCTGCAAAATCATCATAAATACATGTTCagtatgaaaaacacatttctttacacctctctgccctttcacgtgcaaatgaggaaagagagagagcaaacctccctgcccttccatgcgcctacacagaaagcctaaggcagggagagcagcagtaaAGACTTCCcaggaacagagcagagcagcatcagtgacaaacagaaatgacattgataagtcagacacagcatgaaaaggaggagccggagtggaggcgggttgcaaagcagctggcagaggaagcagcaacagtaggcaggccagagcagtttaaatagggcgtcctgaatgagattcgaATGAGATTTGACACAACACCTTAGTTCTTACCCTGACAAAAAAATTAGTGCAGTGTCTCAGACATCAAACACACCTCCTCTATCTTCATTACAAAGATGTAACGTGTTTGCCATTTCACTCAACCAGAAATCATACAAAGTCCACTTTCCACACTTGCAAAATTAactctaactttttttttttgtttttcaaaatgacaatttcaaataaaacagccattttttatacttattggcAAAAGATAAGGAGCTTGATGCTCCAAGGATGGTTATGAGAGGATGTAGGTCCCAAAAGCCTCTGAGAAACAGTGAAAGATGCTTTTCCAGTTTGTGTAAAGTTTACTGCATGAACAGAGAGAATGTGTCAAATTACTGATCATAGACTTACATAGATTACAAACAGATGAAACATCAGTAAAAAAGCTGTGTAACTTTTTCCTGAAATAACAATTTAAACAGTATATGTCTGACACTGGCTGAACAATCatgttctttcttttcttttctgatgTGAATATGGTGTggaatatgatgatgatgatgatgatgttgatgacgATAATGATGATAACCATGAATTTCCAGAATAGAGAACCTGTTTGTGAACCAGTTCATGCACATGTTCCAGTCTTCCTGGAGTGACTTTGCTGACTTTGAGACGATCTTTGTGAGAATCAAAAACACAATCTCGGGTCAGTCTCACATATATTATgtcacatttaatttaatttaatttaatttaatttaatttaatttaatttaatttaatttaatttaattcacttttattttattttgttttatttgatcttattttattttattatccaGAGTATGTGATGCAGCACTGGAAGGAGGACTTCATGTTTGGGTACCAGTTTCTAAACGGCTGCAACCCCGTAATGATCCGAAAGTGCACCAAACTTCCTGACAAGTTCCCCGTCACTCATGAGATGGTGTCTGTCAGCCTGGAGAGGGAGCTGACTCTGGAACAGGAAATGGAGGTAGACATGctcatgtctgtgtctgtcagtcTATTTATAAGTTCCCAAAGAATTCTCCCACTATGGCACAATGTGAATCAGTGTTCTGCCTCCAGGCAGGTAACATCTACATAGTAGACTACGACTTGTTGGAAGGCATCAGCCCTAACTGCACAGACCCCTGCACACTGCAGTACCTGGCAGCTCCCATCTGTCTGCTCTACAAGAACACCCGGAACAAGATCCTGCCCATAGCCATACAGGTGCATGTTGAGCAGCTGTGTGTTACATCACGAGGTTAGCTGCTCAGTATAAATCCATTAACCTCTTCTCCCTGCTTCTCCCTCACCCTGTGTCATTTCCCAGCTTGGGCAGACTCCAGGTGAAGACACCCCAATCTTCCTGCCCACTGATGGTCAGTATGACTGGCTGCTGGCTAAGATCTGGGTCCGCTCAGCTGACTTCCAGTACCACCAGACCATCACACACCTGCTCAGGACTCATCTGATGACAGAGGTGTTTGCTATCGCCATGTACAGGCAACTCCCTGCTGTTCACCCTGTGTACAAGGTAAAACTCTGACGCATTAAACGAGTGAGTGATTCATTTGATTGATCGATTGATTGGCTCATGGACTGATGTTTCCTCTCCCAGCTCATAATCCCACACATTCGTTTTACCATTGCTATCAACACCAAGGCCAGAGAGCAGCTCATCTGTGAGTGTGGCATCTTTGACAAGGTGAGTGTGTGGATGTGGATACAAAATTAAAGGGGCAGTtacccccaaaatcaaaaatacatatttttcctctcatctgtagtgctgtttatcagtctaaattgttttggtgtaagttATTGAATGATGGAGATATCGGcggtagagatgtctgccttctcgctaatataatggaactagatggcactcggcttgtggtgctttaAGCGCCAAAAAACATACACTtacaaaactcaacagcaatgtctctttccagaaatcatgacccagttactcaagataatccttAGAGCATGTGGTCAGCGGTTTCATGTtcgaactattttctttcaactgtatcaccacacagaaggaatggtgcatctactcatggaggaGGGGTGTTTACGTAAGAATGCGAGATCTTGGCTGAGTTGTAATATTAGCTAGCTCAATGGAGTGAGCTAGCAGAAGATAAGCGCTTCCTTCTacgtggtgatacggttggggggtgtagttcggtacaaagaaaagacaaactCAACGCagtctttattttttctgacacttcatttaggtttttatttttcagctaaAATGCAAATAATGTGCTGGAAAAGGAGGAAAGCCCCCAAAAGGCCAGTTTACTTCCTCTAAGTAAATCATATTcggaaaatgaaaatgtcagaGCCACATGTAGACAGTTTCTTTGCATTTCATTAGCCATTCAGTAATGGACACTCAGCAGCAGTCATTAGCTGCAGGAGTAATGAGTGACGTGTGCGATAATGCTGTATATTCTCCATCTTCATCAAGGCAAACGCAACAGGTGGAGGTGGTCACGTCCAGCTGGTTCAGAAGGCCGTGAAGTCTCTGACCTTCAAGTCTCTGTGCTTCCCGGATATTATCAAGTCCCGCGGTGTGGACAACAAGGAGGAGCTGCCCACCTACTTCTACAGAGATGACGGCTACAGAGTGTGGGAGGCCACCAAGAGGTGAGGAGCAGCTCTTTTTAAGAGTTTTTACAAACAGCATAGATAAATAGTTTGCATGTTTGAAGGAGAGACAACAGTCGCGACAAAGGACAAACAGTATgggaatgtttgtgtgtgagagaaaagttacagcattttttttatttcctctatACGTGACTTCTGTCCTATTTTCTCTCTGGCAGTTTTGTGTCTGATGTGGTGAACATCTACTACAAAAGCGATGAGACAGTGCAGGGAGACGAAGAAATCCAAGCCTTCGTTAAAGATGTGTGCAGCTTCGGTATGCAGGACTTCGATTACTGTGGTGAGTTCACAATACAGACGTCCTGTTGTATAGTTCTACTTTTAGCATTGCGAAAACATTCAAAATACAGCAACAAACCAATAtgtaaagtttttattttctccaagGAGAGAAGTAGCTCACCCAACCTTCAATATTTTATTAgtgtagggttttttttggggagaaCAGGTACGACAGGGAACAGACAGCATTACAAATTCAAATCTGTTCAGTCATAGACCAATGGTTTGAGGGTGAAGACAGGAAGCCACAGGAGTCTGATGGTGTCACTGCCTCAGTGCTGTAATGCCTTCCTGCATTTCTCCATTACCTGCGTTTTGCAAGGATCTTTTCACAGCAACCAGGAAGGCAGAGGTGATTTTGTAAAGATTTAGGCTCACTTTGTCAATTCAATCTGTGCACAGAGTTTCCCAAGTCTCTGAAATCACGTGAGGAGCTGATAGAGTATCTGACCGTCATTGTGTTCACTGCCTCAGCTCAGCACGCAGCGGTCAACTTTGGACAGGTAAGTCATCGACAATCAGGAACCTGACATTCagtatctttatttttaaaaactgattcACAGTTATGGATGAGTGTTCATTCACTGTTCAGTTCAACAtagggtttgtgtgtgtgtgctcacatgcacacagacagtggtggaggaagtactcatATCTTTGATCCTTGAAGTGAAAGTACCAGAACAACAGTGTACAAATACTCCACAACTCCTTCATTCACTATCCAGTTTAGGTACAGAAGTagaatcagcaaaatgtactgaAAATTTCAAGTAACAGTACGTGTTCTGCAGAAACATGACCCATACGACTGATATATTATAGATGACATTAGTGGAATGATGCATCAGGTATATttagccaacatttgtatgtggggcccatgcaGGTGGTAAATGGGCTAAAAATGGGCCCCATATGGGATTGTCTATGGGTTCCACAATGGCCACATGCCAGTTGCCCACATGGTTGGATTTAATCAAGTGGGCCCCACATAGGTTATGCTCGGTTtacctgggtaccaagtgggtatgAACCCAAAATACATATCTCATCAGgagcccacttgggtaaactcatccatgtgggcaattggcataGGGCAAGTGTGGAAGCTGGGCCTATTTTTCCATCCATTTATGACCCACATGGGCctccacatacaaatgttggctgggtagCACGCACAGTTGTTAGTTTTAACCAAAATACTTGATATATGATTAGGCAGTTTGATCCCGTAGTTCCCAGCATTGGGGTCAACCCCCTCCAGGGTGTCACAAAATGAGGTGattaaaggagcacttcacccacaaaatgatcatttgtatattgaTCACTCACCCGCATGCCTCAACGGGgtacgaagaatccaaaaatggagaaaaattcttgatgaattggagtGAAGGGGGGCcacgtttaacagcagcaaaactatatcaaaactcACACAACTTATGCAGTACAATCCAGGAGGTAGAGCGGTTTGTGCACTAATCAGAAAATAGGCATTTCAGTCCACA contains the following coding sequences:
- the alox5a gene encoding polyunsaturated fatty acid 5-lipoxygenase, whose product is MPTYTVTVSTGSQWFAGTDDYIYITLVGTERCSERTLLDKPLYNDFERGAVDSYDVRVGENLGEIVLVKIEKKKYWVHDDWYCKYISVKTPDGDYVEFPCFRWLVDDKEVVLRDGRAHLPQDDKTSLVKQHRQKELDMRRKTYKWKEWQPGFPMSIDANRHKDLPRDIQFDSEKGVDFVLNYSKAIENLFVNQFMHMFQSSWSDFADFETIFVRIKNTISEYVMQHWKEDFMFGYQFLNGCNPVMIRKCTKLPDKFPVTHEMVSVSLERELTLEQEMEAGNIYIVDYDLLEGISPNCTDPCTLQYLAAPICLLYKNTRNKILPIAIQLGQTPGEDTPIFLPTDGQYDWLLAKIWVRSADFQYHQTITHLLRTHLMTEVFAIAMYRQLPAVHPVYKLIIPHIRFTIAINTKAREQLICECGIFDKANATGGGGHVQLVQKAVKSLTFKSLCFPDIIKSRGVDNKEELPTYFYRDDGYRVWEATKSFVSDVVNIYYKSDETVQGDEEIQAFVKDVCSFGMQDFDYCEFPKSLKSREELIEYLTVIVFTASAQHAAVNFGQYDWCSWIPNAPSTMRRPPPNQKGLANVNLIIESLPDRGRSSWHLGAVWALSQYQEAELYLGMYPDEHFVEKPVKAAMERFRKQLAEITSSIKRRNEGKKLPYYNMSPDKIPNSVAV